In a genomic window of Meriones unguiculatus strain TT.TT164.6M chromosome 8, Bangor_MerUng_6.1, whole genome shotgun sequence:
- the LOC132655734 gene encoding keratin, type II cuticular 87, which translates to MSCFSSRLGASCGVRAFSCASACGPRPGRCCISAAPYRGISCYRGLSGGFGSRSVCGTYRAGSCGRSFGYRSGGVCGPSPPCITSVSVNESLLTPLNLEIDPNAQCVKHEEKEQIKCLNSRFAAFIDKVRFLEQQNKLLETKLQFYQNRKCCESNLEPLFTGYIETLRREAECVEADGGRLAAELNHVQEAMEGYKKRYEEEVALRATAENEFVALKKDVDCAYLRKSDLEANVEALTQEIDFLRRLYEEEIRILHAHISDTSVIVKMDNSRDLNMDCIVAEIKAQYDDIATRSRAEAESWYRTKCEEMKATVIRHGETLRRTREEINELNRMIQRLTAEVENAKCQNTKLEAAVTQSEQQGEAALTDARCKLAELEAALQKAKQDMACLLKEYQEVMNSKLGLDIEIATYRRLLDGEEQRLCEGVGSVNVCVSSSRGGVTCGGLTSGTTPGRQIVSGPSATGGSITVMAPDSCSPCQPRTSSFSCGSSRSVRFA; encoded by the exons ATGTCCTGCTTCTCCTCCCGCCTTGGTGCCTCCTGCGGCGTCCGCGCCTTCAGCTGCGCCTCAGCCTGCGGGCCCCGGCCCGGCCGCTGCTGCATCTCCGCAGCTCCATACAGGGGCATCTCCTGCTACCGAGGACTCTCCGGGGGCTTCGGCAGCCGCAGTGTCTGCGGGACCTACCGAGCCGGCTCCTGCGGACGCAGCTTTGGGTACCGCTCAGGGGGCGTCTGCGGGCCCAGCCCCCCCTGCATCACCAGCGTCTCCGTCAACGAGAGTCTGCTCACGCCCCTCAACCTGGAGATCGACCCCAATGCTCAGTGCGTGAAGCATGAGGAGAAGGAGCAGATCAAGTGCCTCAACAGCAGGTTCGCGGCCTTCATCGACAAG GTGCGCTTCCTGGAGCAGCAGAACAAGCTGCTGGAGACCAAGTTGCAGTTCTACCAGAACCGCAAGTGCTGCGAGAGCAACTTGGAGCCGCTGTTCACCGGCTACATCGAGACGCTGAGGCGCGAGGCTGAGTGTGTGGAGGCTGATGGCGGGAGGCTGGCTGCTGAGCTCAACCACGTGcaggaggccatggagggctaCAAGAAGAG GTATGAAGAAGAAGTTGCACTGCGGGCCACAGCAGAGAATGAGTTTGTGGCTCTAAAGAAG GATGTGGACTGTGCCTACCTGCGCAAGTCGGACCTGGAGGCCAACGTGGAAGCACTGACCCAGGAGATCGACTTCCTGAGGAGACTGTACGAGGAG GAGATCCGCATCCTCCACGCCCACATCTCAGACACCTCGGTCATCGTCAAGATGGACAACAGCCGGGACCTGAACATGGACTGCATCGTGGCTGAGATCAAGGCTCAGTATGACGACATCGCCACCCGCAGCCGGGCAGAGGCTGAGTCCTGGTACCGCACCAAG TGCGAGGAGATGAAGGCCACAGTGATCCGGCACGGAGAGACCCTGCGCCGCACCAGGGAGGAGATAAATGAGCTGAACCGCATGATCCAGAGGCTGACAGCTGAGGTGGAAAATGCCAAGTGCCAG AACACCAAGCTGGAGGCCGCCGTGACCCAGTCTGAGCAGCAGGGAGAGGCCGCCCTCACTGATGCCCGCTGCAAGCTGGCTGAGCTGGAGGCTGCCCTGCAGAAGGCCAAGCAGGACATGGCCTGCCTGCTCAAGGAGTACCAGGAGGTGATGAACTCCAAGCTGGGGCTGGACATCGAGATCGCCACCTACAGGCGCCTGCTGGATGGCGAGGAGCAGAG GCTGTGCGAGGGTGTGGGCTCTGTGAATGTCT GTGTCAGCAGCTCCCGTGGAGGAGTCACATGTGGGGGTCTCACATCTGGCACAACCCCAGGGCGCCAGATTGTCTCTGGCCCCTCAGCCACCGGGGGCAGCATCACAGTGATGGCCCCTGACTCCTGCTCTCCTTGCCAGCCACGCACCTCCAGCTTCAGCTGTGGGAGCAGCCGCTCAGTGCGCTTTGCTTAG